From the Candidatus Margulisiibacteriota bacterium genome, the window ATCGGCAAAGTGCTTGCCGTTCAGATTTTGCCATTTTTCCGATGCGCCCAGATGATCGGCGACCAAAATATCGTTTTCTCCGGCCTGGTTTAATTTCCAGACCATAGCGCTGCCGATAAATCCGGCTCCGCCGGTAACAATAAATTTCATTTAATTTCCTCCAAACATTGCGTTCTCGATCAGGCCGCAAAGAATGTGGCCTATCAAAATGTGGCTTTCCTGGACCCGGGGGGTGGCTTGTGAAGGGATCGTGATCGACAGATCGACGGCGTCCGCGATCCGTCCGCCGCCGCATCCCAATAGGGCAATAGTCCGGCAGCCAATCTCTTTTGCTTTTTTCATGGCCAAAAAGACATTGTTTGAATTGCCGGAGGTGGAAAAGCCAAAAGTAATGTCCCCTTTTTGGGCCAGTGCTTCGATCTGTCTGGTAAAGATGACGTCAAAATTGTAATCATTGCCGATCGCCGTAATGATCGAGGTGTCGGTGGTCAGGGCAATGGCCGGTAGGGCGGATCGTTCTTTCCGGTAGCGGCTGACCAGCTCCGCGGCCAAATGCTGGGCATCGGCAGCCGAGCCCCCATTGCCGAAGAAGAGTATTTTATTCCCCGCCTGGAGAGCCGCGATCATGGTTTTTGCGGCTGTTTCGATCTGCGGGACCAGTTTTTTGATGACCTGGTCCTTGACCTCAATGCTTTCCTTTATTTCGTCAATTATTGTCTTTTGCAAATCAGTTCCCTCCTTTGGCGATCTTGAGCAGGACAACCCGCGTGCTTCGTTCCCGTTCGGAGAGTTTCATCCCGATCGAACGGGCCCCTCTTTCCAGCTCCGGGATAACGACGTATTCCAGGGCATTGACCCGGCGCCTGGTCTCCCTGACCTGGACCGCAAGCTGCCGGAGCGACTGATGAAGGGCGGCAAAGGCGACCAGGTCCGGCAGGAGGGTGGAAAATCCCTGAGCCGCTTCCTTATATTCTACCGTAGTTTTAAGATTGGAATATAGGGCTTCCCCATCGATGTTCAAGGCGTATGACGGTAATTTTACCCCCATCATATTCCTGATCGAGGCTTTGATCCTGGTCGTGGGAAGGCTGGTGAAGACCTCGCCTGGCTGGGAAAGGGCGGTGGCAAAGATCGCTTTGTTAAATATTGCCACCAGTTTATTTTCAAGATCGGCGTGCAGGGTAAGATATTTCTTTTTGGTCGAGAGGAACTGCTGCATCAGGCCGTCCAGCTTGTCCTTGAGCAGTTTGTGCCCGCGTTTGGCCAGTGAAACCCTCCGCCGGAGGCGGAGGAGCTCCAT encodes:
- a CDS encoding D-sedoheptulose 7-phosphate isomerase; translated protein: MQKTIIDEIKESIEVKDQVIKKLVPQIETAAKTMIAALQAGNKILFFGNGGSAADAQHLAAELVSRYRKERSALPAIALTTDTSIITAIGNDYNFDVIFTRQIEALAQKGDITFGFSTSGNSNNVFLAMKKAKEIGCRTIALLGCGGGRIADAVDLSITIPSQATPRVQESHILIGHILCGLIENAMFGGN
- a CDS encoding V-type ATP synthase subunit D; translated protein: MRIKVNPTRMELLRLRRRVSLAKRGHKLLKDKLDGLMQQFLSTKKKYLTLHADLENKLVAIFNKAIFATALSQPGEVFTSLPTTRIKASIRNMMGVKLPSYALNIDGEALYSNLKTTVEYKEAAQGFSTLLPDLVAFAALHQSLRQLAVQVRETRRRVNALEYVVIPELERGARSIGMKLSERERSTRVVLLKIAKGGN